Proteins encoded together in one Diceros bicornis minor isolate mBicDic1 unplaced genomic scaffold, mDicBic1.mat.cur scaffold_93_ctg1, whole genome shotgun sequence window:
- the LOC131403863 gene encoding ral guanine nucleotide dissociation stimulator-like, with protein MEEVNSVWATQEMDPQGAQERQQQQGVVPFLGTFLNHLKLLDIGMEDDLQKYKVIRKIQLLQQAASEYDLNPEERFGAWFQAMEPLSVDESYCLSCRLEPTHQKTSKMRLFRRKRNRTSSSSGPICFFSSATVPLARSHNPLETTSAAPPEQQGHWDPRGAPGQLFPPHPK; from the exons atggAG gaggtgaactctgtgtgggccacccaagagatggacccccagggagcccaggagaggcagcagcagcag ggtgtcgtccccttcctgggcacgttcctcaatcacctgaaactgctggacattgggatggaggatgatctacaa aaatacaaaGTCATTAGgaagatccagctgctccagcaggctgcaagtgAATATGACCTGaatcccgaggagcgatttggggcctggttccaggcgatggagcccctcagtgttgatgagag ctactgcctctcctgccggctggagcccacacaccagaagacgagcaaaatgcggctcttcaggagaaagaggaaccggacatcctccagttcagggccga tctgtttcttctcttcagccaccgtgcccttggcaaggagccataaccctctggagaccacaagtgcagctcctcctgagcagcagggccactgggaccctcggggtgcaccgggtcagctcttccccccccaccccaagtga